Proteins from a single region of Streptomyces sp. HUAS 15-9:
- the rpsP gene encoding 30S ribosomal protein S16, giving the protein MAVKIKLKRLGKIRSPHYRIVVADSRTRRDGRAIEEIGKYHPTYNPSVMEVDAERVAYWLGVGAQPTEPVLAILKKTGDWQKFKGEPAPAPLLVAESKATRPSFEALGGDDEGKGEAITQKKKAEKKDEAAAESESTEA; this is encoded by the coding sequence GTGGCAGTCAAGATCAAGCTGAAGCGTCTGGGTAAGATCCGTTCGCCTCACTACCGCATCGTCGTCGCCGACTCCCGCACCCGTCGTGACGGCCGTGCGATCGAGGAGATCGGCAAGTACCACCCGACCTACAACCCGTCGGTCATGGAGGTGGACGCCGAGCGCGTGGCGTACTGGCTGGGTGTCGGCGCGCAGCCGACCGAGCCCGTCCTCGCCATCCTGAAGAAGACCGGCGACTGGCAGAAGTTCAAGGGCGAGCCCGCCCCGGCGCCGCTGCTCGTCGCCGAGTCGAAGGCCACGCGTCCGTCGTTCGAGGCTCTCGGCGGTGACGACGAGGGCAAGGGTGAGGCCATCACCCAGAAGAAGAAGGCTGAGAAGAAGGACGAGGCCGCGGCTGAGTCCGAGTCGACCGAGGCCTGA
- a CDS encoding SAM-dependent methyltransferase, giving the protein MTPTLVRHTLSHAGSAPRVNLDARARDWSEIQERMLVPLYEAVYERLEVGPASRLLGLGCGSGLALLMAASRGAAITGVDSARPERLVLARARLLPDTWGTRARAATRIAERLPGDTAGTRTSAYTLVTAFEPIGCLAGDSEGLGEMLASATPLAERGAPVVLVGWGPPERCATSSVLRVATKLADPLRSAGSWRPALRDDLEEVAQRAGLKPDGSGRVACPFGYADPDSAVRGLLSTGLFDAAIAATDQEQVDKELREALHPYQRPDGTVWMPNVFRYLIARTP; this is encoded by the coding sequence ATGACACCTACGCTCGTGCGGCACACCCTGTCTCACGCGGGATCCGCACCCCGCGTGAACCTGGACGCACGCGCGCGTGACTGGTCCGAGATCCAGGAGCGGATGCTCGTCCCGCTCTACGAGGCCGTCTACGAGCGACTTGAAGTGGGCCCCGCCAGCAGGCTGCTGGGCCTCGGCTGCGGCTCCGGGCTCGCCCTGCTGATGGCGGCCTCCAGAGGAGCGGCCATCACCGGTGTCGACTCCGCCCGTCCCGAACGGCTCGTCCTCGCACGGGCCCGGCTGCTGCCCGACACCTGGGGCACGCGCGCGCGTGCGGCCACCCGGATCGCCGAGCGCTTACCCGGGGACACGGCCGGCACCAGGACGTCCGCGTACACCCTTGTGACGGCCTTCGAGCCGATCGGATGCCTGGCGGGCGACTCGGAAGGACTCGGTGAGATGCTCGCCTCCGCGACACCGCTCGCCGAGCGCGGAGCGCCGGTGGTGCTGGTCGGCTGGGGCCCACCGGAACGCTGCGCCACGTCGTCCGTGCTGCGGGTGGCCACGAAACTGGCCGATCCGCTGCGCAGCGCGGGCAGTTGGCGCCCCGCCCTGCGCGACGACCTGGAGGAGGTCGCCCAGCGGGCCGGCCTGAAGCCGGACGGATCGGGCCGGGTCGCCTGTCCGTTCGGGTACGCCGATCCCGACAGTGCCGTACGGGGCCTGCTGTCGACGGGCCTGTTCGACGCGGCGATCGCGGCCACGGACCAGGAGCAGGTGGACAAGGAGCTGAGGGAGGCACTGCACCCGTACCAGCGGCCGGACGGGACGGTGTGGATGCCGAACGTGTTCCGCTATCTGATCGCCCGCACACCCTGA
- the proS gene encoding proline--tRNA ligase, with product MAKASILTPRADDFPRWYQDLIAKAELADNGPVRGTMVIRPYGYGLWERMQAEMDARIKETGTQNAYFPLLIPQSYLTREADHVEGFAPELAVVTHGGGKELEEPAVVRPTSETIVNEYFSKWVQSYRDLPLLINQWANVVRWELRPRLFLRTSEFLWQEGHTAHATYEEAREFAAHIQRDVYGDFLEHVLAMDFVSGRKTLKERFAGAVNTLTLESMMGDGKALQMVTSHELGQNFAKPFNTRYLSKDGTQEYVWQTSWGSTTRMIGALVMTHGDDNGLRVPPRLAQIQAVVLAIKGEEAVLAKVREIGERLRATGIRVHVDDRTDIPFGRRAVDWELKGVPVRVEVGPRDLENGTAMLVRRIPGGKEPVALDAVAGLLPAILQEDQALLLKQSRERRESRTADVSTIGEAVEAVTAGGWARIPWATLGEEGEAALAEHAMTVRCLLAEDGSVPEDGDAPSNVAVVARAY from the coding sequence ATGGCAAAGGCATCCATTCTCACCCCCAGGGCGGACGACTTTCCGCGCTGGTACCAGGACCTGATCGCCAAGGCCGAGCTGGCCGACAACGGGCCGGTGCGCGGCACCATGGTGATCCGGCCGTACGGTTACGGGCTGTGGGAGCGGATGCAGGCGGAGATGGACGCCCGCATCAAGGAGACGGGCACTCAGAACGCGTACTTCCCGCTGCTGATCCCGCAGTCGTACCTCACCCGGGAGGCCGACCACGTCGAGGGGTTCGCGCCCGAACTCGCGGTGGTCACGCACGGCGGCGGCAAGGAGCTGGAGGAGCCCGCGGTCGTCCGTCCCACGTCGGAGACCATCGTCAACGAGTACTTCTCGAAGTGGGTGCAGAGCTACCGGGACCTGCCCCTGCTCATCAACCAGTGGGCGAACGTGGTCCGCTGGGAGCTGCGTCCGCGTCTGTTCCTGCGCACCTCCGAGTTCCTGTGGCAGGAGGGACACACCGCGCACGCCACGTACGAGGAGGCGCGGGAGTTCGCCGCGCACATCCAGCGCGACGTCTACGGGGACTTCCTGGAGCACGTGCTCGCGATGGACTTCGTCTCCGGCCGCAAGACGCTCAAGGAGCGTTTCGCGGGCGCCGTCAACACCCTCACGCTCGAGAGCATGATGGGGGACGGCAAGGCCCTGCAGATGGTCACCAGCCATGAGCTGGGCCAGAACTTCGCCAAGCCGTTCAACACCCGGTATCTGTCCAAGGACGGTACGCAGGAGTACGTCTGGCAGACCTCCTGGGGCTCGACGACCCGCATGATCGGCGCGCTGGTGATGACGCACGGCGACGACAACGGCCTGCGGGTCCCGCCGCGGCTGGCGCAGATCCAGGCGGTCGTCCTCGCGATCAAGGGCGAGGAGGCGGTTCTGGCCAAGGTCCGTGAGATCGGCGAGCGGCTCAGGGCGACGGGCATCCGGGTTCACGTGGACGACCGCACCGACATCCCCTTCGGCCGCCGCGCCGTCGACTGGGAGCTGAAGGGGGTGCCCGTCCGTGTCGAGGTCGGCCCCCGTGACCTGGAGAACGGCACGGCGATGCTGGTCCGCCGCATCCCGGGCGGCAAGGAACCGGTGGCCCTGGACGCCGTGGCCGGGCTCCTCCCGGCGATCCTCCAGGAGGACCAGGCGCTGCTGCTGAAGCAGTCCCGGGAGCGCCGTGAGTCGCGCACCGCGGACGTGTCGACGATCGGGGAGGCTGTCGAGGCGGTCACCGCCGGCGGCTGGGCGCGCATCCCGTGGGCCACGCTCGGCGAGGAGGGCGAGGCCGCGCTGGCCGAGCACGCGATGACCGTACGGTGTCTGCTCGCCGAGGACGGGTCGGTGCCGGAGGACGGGGACGCCCCGAGTAACGTCGCGGTCGTCGCGCGCGCTTACTGA
- a CDS encoding RNA-binding protein yields the protein MLEEALEHLVKGIVDNPDDVQVASRNLRRGRVLEVRVHPDDLGKVIGRNGRTARALRTVVGAIGGRGVRVDLVDVDHVR from the coding sequence ATGCTCGAAGAGGCGCTTGAGCACCTCGTGAAGGGCATCGTCGACAACCCTGACGATGTGCAGGTGGCCTCGCGCAACCTGCGCCGCGGGCGCGTTCTCGAGGTCCGGGTGCACCCCGACGACCTCGGCAAGGTGATCGGCCGCAACGGCCGCACCGCGCGCGCCCTGCGCACCGTCGTGGGCGCCATCGGCGGCCGCGGTGTCCGTGTCGACCTCGTCGACGTGGACCACGTCCGCTGA
- the trmD gene encoding tRNA (guanosine(37)-N1)-methyltransferase TrmD, which translates to MRLDVVTIFPEYLEPLNVSLVGKARARGQLNVHVHDLRSWTYDRHNTVDDTPYGGGPGMVMKTDPWGDALDSVLADGYETGSHAPALIVPTPSGRPFTQELAVELSERPWLIFTPARYEGIDRRVMDEYATRIPVYEVSIGDYVLAGGEAAVLVVTEAVARLLPGVLGNAESHRDDSFAPGAMASLLEGPVYTKPPVWRGRDIPDVLLSGHHGKIARWRRDEALRRTSANRPDLIERCDPKAFDKKDREMLSILGWAPDPDGEPYGRFWRRPEGMEE; encoded by the coding sequence ATGCGGCTCGACGTCGTCACGATCTTCCCCGAATACCTGGAGCCGCTGAACGTCTCCCTGGTCGGCAAGGCACGCGCGCGTGGACAGCTGAACGTGCACGTGCACGACCTGCGCTCCTGGACGTACGACCGGCACAACACGGTCGACGACACGCCGTACGGCGGCGGCCCCGGCATGGTCATGAAGACCGACCCCTGGGGCGACGCCCTGGACTCCGTCCTCGCCGACGGCTACGAGACGGGCTCCCACGCGCCGGCGCTGATCGTCCCCACCCCCAGCGGCCGCCCGTTCACCCAGGAACTGGCCGTGGAGCTCTCCGAGCGCCCCTGGCTGATCTTCACGCCGGCCCGCTACGAGGGCATCGACCGGCGCGTCATGGACGAGTACGCCACCCGGATACCGGTGTACGAGGTGTCCATCGGCGACTACGTCCTGGCCGGCGGCGAGGCGGCCGTGCTCGTCGTCACCGAGGCCGTCGCCCGGCTGCTGCCCGGCGTCCTCGGCAACGCCGAGTCCCACCGGGACGACTCGTTCGCGCCCGGCGCGATGGCGAGCCTCCTGGAGGGCCCCGTCTACACCAAGCCGCCCGTCTGGCGCGGCCGTGACATCCCGGACGTGCTGCTCAGCGGCCACCACGGCAAGATCGCCCGCTGGCGCCGGGACGAGGCCCTCAGGCGTACGTCGGCCAACCGGCCCGATCTCATCGAGCGCTGCGACCCCAAGGCCTTCGACAAGAAGGACCGCGAGATGCTCTCCATCCTG
- the rimM gene encoding ribosome maturation factor RimM (Essential for efficient processing of 16S rRNA) codes for MQLVVARIGRAHGIKGEVTVEVRTDEPELRLGPGAVLATDPASVGPLTIAAGRVHSGRLLLRFEGVTDRTGAEALRNTILIAEVDPDELPEDEDEYYDHQLIDLDVVTEDGTEVGRITEISHLPSQDLFIVERPDGTEVMIPFVQEIVTEIDLEEQRAVVAPPPGLIDDRAEIASSREPGDEQDAAQDSAGEAS; via the coding sequence GTGCAGCTGGTAGTCGCGCGGATCGGCCGCGCCCACGGCATCAAGGGCGAGGTCACCGTGGAGGTCCGTACCGACGAGCCGGAACTCAGGCTCGGCCCCGGCGCCGTACTCGCCACCGATCCCGCCTCCGTGGGGCCGCTGACCATCGCGGCGGGCCGGGTGCACAGCGGTCGGCTCCTCCTGCGGTTCGAGGGAGTCACCGATCGCACCGGCGCCGAGGCGCTGCGCAACACGATCCTGATCGCCGAGGTCGACCCCGACGAGCTCCCCGAGGACGAGGACGAGTACTACGACCACCAGCTCATCGACCTCGACGTGGTGACCGAGGACGGCACGGAGGTCGGCCGGATCACGGAGATCTCGCACCTGCCCTCGCAGGACCTGTTCATCGTGGAGCGGCCGGACGGCACCGAGGTCATGATCCCGTTCGTCCAGGAGATCGTCACCGAGATCGACCTGGAGGAGCAGCGGGCGGTCGTCGCCCCGCCGCCGGGCCTGATCGACGACCGGGCCGAGATCGCCTCCTCCCGGGAACCGGGGGACGAGCAGGACGCGGCGCAGGACTCGGCGGGAGAGGCGTCCTGA